A genomic segment from uncultured Desulfuromonas sp. encodes:
- a CDS encoding DUF423 domain-containing protein, translating into MKLFFVLGCINAFLSVALGAFGAHGLRQRVSPELLITWEKAVDYQMYHALALLLVALCVKLWPDARRVRTAGLLFFVGIILFSGSLYTLVLSQINGLGLITPVGGVSFLCGWCLLALSANQFDSRW; encoded by the coding sequence ATGAAGTTATTTTTTGTCCTTGGCTGTATAAATGCTTTTCTCTCTGTGGCGCTGGGGGCTTTTGGCGCTCATGGCTTAAGACAGCGGGTCAGCCCTGAACTGTTGATCACGTGGGAGAAAGCTGTCGATTATCAGATGTATCATGCTCTTGCGCTGCTGCTGGTCGCGTTGTGTGTCAAACTCTGGCCGGATGCTCGTCGGGTTCGCACAGCAGGCCTGTTGTTCTTTGTTGGGATCATTCTCTTTTCTGGTAGCTTATACACATTAGTTCTCAGTCAAATCAACGGACTGGGATTGATCACTCCCGTTGGTGGAGTATCTTTTTTATGTGGTTGGTGCCTTTTGGCGCTGAGTGCAAATCAATTTGACAGCCGTTGGTAA
- a CDS encoding LEA type 2 family protein yields MAKNFVLILLAISLCSCAWMRPGFETPTIQVTRFSVVESQGLAPRFAISLNIINHNRQALELNGLSYVIEIEDISLLSGVKADIPVIAGYSEQEISLTVTANLLNSLDLISQLARQPREQFTYRLRAKLDLGWLTPSITVQKEGDVSLRTLTR; encoded by the coding sequence GTGGCAAAAAACTTTGTCTTGATACTCCTGGCGATATCGTTATGTTCCTGTGCCTGGATGCGCCCCGGTTTTGAAACCCCGACGATTCAAGTAACGCGTTTTTCCGTTGTTGAAAGCCAGGGCTTGGCTCCTCGCTTTGCAATTTCTCTTAATATTATCAATCACAACCGCCAAGCTCTTGAGCTCAATGGCTTGAGCTATGTGATTGAAATTGAAGATATCTCTTTACTGAGTGGCGTCAAAGCGGATATTCCTGTCATTGCTGGATATTCCGAGCAGGAAATTTCCCTGACGGTTACTGCGAATTTACTTAACAGTCTTGATCTTATTTCTCAGTTAGCGCGTCAGCCGCGAGAGCAATTCACCTACAGGTTGCGAGCCAAACTCGATCTAGGTTGGCTGACACCGTCGATCACTGTTCAAAAAGAAGGAGATGTGTCTCTTCGTACTCTGACCCGTTAA